TCGCGTAGTACGCATCGGCTTCAGCTTGTCCATCCAGCCGCTGATTTGTTCAGCCGTCTCCGTGCTCTGCAACAGCCGTTGATAATCGTCCACGTAACCGCCGTCGCCGGCAAGCTGTCCGGCCCACTCATGGAACTCTTCGAACCGTGTCAGTGCGATACTGCGCTGCCCGAGAATCAGGTAGGCGTTCAGCAGCTGCTCTAACGACTGCTCGGACGGATTGTTTTTATACTCCTGCTCACTGAGCTGAAGCTGATCGACCGCATATTGCTTGGTTAGCAGCTTATCCGGCACATAATTCGTCCCTTCCAGCTGGTAGATCCCCATCAGCGCCGGACCCAGGGGGGATTGACCCGGATAAGGACTGGCCAGCAGATCCTCGCTCCCGTCCTGATCCACATCCTCATAATTCACGCTGAACAGATCGTTAACCGTCACCTGCATCGTTCCGTCGATCTCTTCGACCACAATAGACGCGTACGCCGGACGGTTGTCCATCAGACTGAACAAGAAGGTATTCCGGTTGTTCTGCACAATCGCTTCGGCCCAGAGCTGCTCCTCTTCATTCCAAATATCGCCGCCTTCCAGGGTAAGCCCGGCCTTTTTACTGTCAAAGACCATCTTCCCCTCTTTGACGATGGCGAACTGTGTATAGCTGAACTCCCCCTTATTCCAGTAATATACCTGAAAAATCTGCCCGTTCAACTGAACCGCATCCATATGTACGAACCCCGAATACTCATCTGCTATCTCAGGGGACACTTCCGCTAGCGCCGCGGCAGCCGCATCTTCCTCCTGATGCCCTCCAGGTGCTGTTGAGAGATCCGCTGCCGGGGAAGCGGTTGGCGCTGCTGATGGATCTGCTGATCCGCCATCCCCTGTTCTTGAGCAACCCGCTATGATTGCTAAGGCTAACAATAAGGTTATAATCCGCATGTAATCCTCCTAAATGTCGTGTCGTGGTAGCATGACCTCCTGTATATCCATCCGGGAGCCCGCTTCGGAAACATATACTGGTATGTGAGTTGCGGCTATCCTTCCAATCTGGCATGAAGCTCCGCGAGCTCTTCCTCCGTCAACCGTCTCCACTGCCCTTGCGGAAGACCGCTGAGCGTAATATGCATAATCCGTATCCGCTCCAGGCGGAGCACACGATAGCCCAGCGCCTTGCACATCCGGCGGATCTGCAGATTCAGCCCTTGGGTCAGAATAATCATGAACTCCTGATCCGAGATCCGCCGGGTGAGGCATGGCTTGGTCCGGGTCTCCAGAATATCTACACCCGCTGACATCTCCGCCAAAAAGTCTTCCGTGACCGGCTTATCCACGCTCACCCGGTATTCCTTCTCATGACTATGCTCGGAACGCATCATCCGGTTGACAATCGACCCGTCATTGGTCAGCAGAATCAGCCCTTCCGAGTGCTTGTCCAATCTGCCGACGGCAAAAATCCGGGATGGATAGTTGATATAATCTACGATATTCCCTTCCACATGCCGGGCGGCTGTACAGGTAATGCCTAGCGGCTTGTTCAGCGCCAGGTAGACCCGCTCCTCCCGGTCTGGAGTCACAGTAATTCCGTCTACAGCTACCGTATCTCCAGGCTCCACGCTTGCTCCAGGCGTACAGACCTGCCCGTTAATCGTGATCCTTCCGGCGGCAATCAGCCGATTCGTCTCTCTGCGCGGATAGACACCGGTCTCACTGATATATTTGTTAATTCTCATGAAGTACCCGCTTTCAGGTCCTACATATGAAAGAACACCTGATTCACATAGCCATCAGATGTTGCCTCCAACCTATAACCCTTATATTTGGTAATTATCAATGGGCAGATGTCCGCTTATTTAGCGCCTCCGGTTTTGTTGCTGCCGCTGCTGCTCTTAGCCGGTTTGGCTCCTTTGGCACCTGGGCTGCCGGGAGGGCCGCTTCGGGCCGGCTTCACGGGTTTTGCTGTCTTATTCCAGCGGGTCCAGCCCTTGCTGCCTGTTCCTCTACCTGTGCCGCCGCCTTTACTTTTTGCCACAATATCACTCCGTCAATATTCAGTTTTCGTCGTACATTACTCTATCTTACCATTATTTCGGGCGGATTGTCAGGTCCAACTGCAAACAGCCTGCGCGGAGAGCCTCCGGCAGGCTGCATAACAGGTATCTATCCAAGAGCATAGAGTGGCTTATTTAGGCTGAATATATCCTTCGGCCTTAAGCAATTCGGCGATCAGTACCGCACCGCCGGCAGCGCCTCTTACCGTATTGTGGGACAGGCTGACGAATTTGTAATCGTACAGTGAATCCTCGCGCAAGCGTCCTGCGGAGATGCCCATGCCGTTCTCAATATCGCGGTCCAGACGGGTCTGCGGACGGTTCTCTTCCTCAAAATACGTGATGAACTGCTTAGGAGCACTCGGCAGACCGAGCTCCTGCGGACGCCCCTGGAAGCTGTTCCAGCGTTCCAGAATCTCCTCGCGGGAAGGCTTCTGCTCAAAGGAAGCAAAGACAGCCGCCATATGGCCGTCAGCCACAGGTACACGAATACACTGTGTGGTGATTACCGGCTGCTCGCTTGGTACGATCCCTTCACTGGTTACCTTACCCCAGATCCGGAGCGGCTCCTGCTCGCTCTTTTCTTCTTCCCCGCCGATGAAAGGAATCACGTTATCTACCATATCCGGCCAGTCCGCGAAGGTCTTGCCTGCACCTGAAATCGCCTGATAAGTAGTTACAACCACCTTGGAAGGCTTGAACTCATGAAGTGCATTCAGGGTAGGCATATAGCTCTGAATGGAACAGTTCGGTTTCACGGCGATGAAGCCGGTCTCTGTCCCCAGACGTTTGCGCTGCTGGGCGATAACCTCCAGATGCTCCGGGTTAATCTCGGGAATCACCATCGGAACATCAGGTGTCCAGCGGTGTGCCGAATTGTTAGAGATCACCGGTGTTCCGGTACGCGCATAAGCTTCTTCCAGCGCCTTGATCTCTTCCTTCTTCATATCTACGGCGCAGAAGATCAGATCCACATCCGCAGCCACTTCCTCTACCTTGGAGGCGTCTTGAACCCTAATGCCTTTGACTGCTTCTGGCATAGGGGTAGAGAGCTTCCATCTGCCTTGAACAGACTCCTCATAGGACTTGCCGGCTGAATTCGCGCTCGCCGCAATCGCCGTTACCTGAAACCATGGATGATTCTCCAAAAGTGCAATGAAACGCTGGCCGACCATACCGGTACCGCCAACAATACCCGCTCTGAGCTTCCTCGACATAAGAAATTCATTTCCTTTCAAGCAGCGCCTAGCGAAAGACGCTTTTTAATAACCGATTATAAAGGATAGCGGCATGTTACACAATATGTGATTATAAAGTAAGTGTTTCCTCTTCTAATAAAATTACCGCGTCATCCCCAGCCGCTTCGCCAATTCACCCAGCTCCTGGCCCTTCAGCGCCCCTTCCACCAGGACAGGCAACAGTGCCGGAGTACAGGCGAAGCAAGGCGTTCCATCACGGGCGAGCTGAGCGGCCAGCCGTTCATCATAGGAAGGCTTACCCTCATCGGAGAGGGCCAGCAGCGTCATCGTCCGCACCCCGGATTCCCGCAGCTCGCGCATCCGCCGGACCAGACCGGCCTGATTGCCGTTCTCGTACAGATCCGATACGATAATGAACAGCGTCTTCTTCGGCTCCTCGATGAACTGCTCGCAATACTTCACCGACTTATGAATATCCGTGCCGCCCCCGAGCTGGATGCCGAAGAGCATGTCAACAGGATCATTCGCACATTGCTCCGTCAAGTCTACCACCTCGGTGTCAAAAGCAACGACACGCGTGTTCAGCGCCGGGATACTGGCGAAGATCGAGCCGATCACCGACGCCCAGATCACAGAGCTGGCCATCGAGCCGCTCTGGTCAATATCCACAATGACCGTCCATTCCTTGCTGCGGCGGGCCCGGTCGAAATAGAAGAAGCGCTCGGGGATAATCATCCGCCGCTCTGCATCGTAGTGCTTCAGGTTGCGCTCAATCGTCCGTTTCCAGTCCAGCCCGCTGAGTGAAGGCAGCGGGGAATGCTGCCGCTTGTTGAGTGCACCGGTGACCGCACGGCGGATGTCGGTCTCCAGCAGCTTGACCAGCTCATCCACAAGCGCCTGGACGAGCATTCTTGCGGTATCTTTGGTTTTCTCCGGGATTTTGCCCTTGAGTGCCAGCAGCGTACCGACCAGCTGAATATCCGGCTTCACTGCCGCCAGCAGCTCCGGCTCGAAGAGCAGCTGCTTCCAGCCCTTGCGCTCCATCGCATCGGTCTGAATAACCGAGACTACATCCTCCGGGAAGAAATTCCGCACATCCCCGAGCCATTTGGACAGGTTAATCGCAGCATGTCCCGAGCCTGCACCTCTGCCCTTCGAAGCGGCAGCGGCACTCCCTTCTGCCTTACCTGCGCCTGTCTCATTATAGATAGCAGCCAGCGCTGCATCCATAATCAGCTCTTCCTCGCTTAAGCTCCGGCCGCTGCCTGAGCCGAAGCCGGGCAAGGCTTCTTCCGCTTCCTGCCCCAGAATCAGCCGCCAGCGTGTAAGGGCGCTGTTCTGGTTATCCTCCTGTAACTCTTCCTTCAGCTCTTCTTCACCCATCTACAGGTCCCCGAAGTCAAAATCATTCAGATCATCCAGCATTTTGGCTTCCTCCTCCTTCAGTTCTCCTGTCAGAATCTCGGCGGCTTGCTCTGTGTTCACGCCCCACAGCTCACCCAGCAGCTCGGCGATCATCGTCTTCTCACGCGGGGAGAAGGTACTGAACGCCCGGCGCAGGAAGACCAGCGCACGCTTGAACTCCTCATCCTCCAAGGCGTTGATATAGTCATTCAGCTGCTCCCACAGGCTCATCCGCGACAGCAGTCCATAGCGGTTACGCATGGACAGGCCTTCGAACCAGCCTGCCCCAAGGTCTGCCGGTATCCCTGGGGACAAGCGGCGCGACACCTCTGCCGCAACCTCTCCGGCGGGGATGGCTCCACGCTCCATCAGGATCGCGCAGGCGAAGCCCGACAGCCGCGGGTTGCGGTCATCCCGCTGCGCCAGCTGCAGCAGCTCCT
The sequence above is a segment of the Paenibacillus sp. FSL R7-0204 genome. Coding sequences within it:
- a CDS encoding pseudouridine synthase, with translation MRINKYISETGVYPRRETNRLIAAGRITINGQVCTPGASVEPGDTVAVDGITVTPDREERVYLALNKPLGITCTAARHVEGNIVDYINYPSRIFAVGRLDKHSEGLILLTNDGSIVNRMMRSEHSHEKEYRVSVDKPVTEDFLAEMSAGVDILETRTKPCLTRRISDQEFMIILTQGLNLQIRRMCKALGYRVLRLERIRIMHITLSGLPQGQWRRLTEEELAELHARLEG
- a CDS encoding DUF3934 family protein; this translates as MVAKSKGGGTGRGTGSKGWTRWNKTAKPVKPARSGPPGSPGAKGAKPAKSSSGSNKTGGAK
- the asd gene encoding aspartate-semialdehyde dehydrogenase, with translation MSRKLRAGIVGGTGMVGQRFIALLENHPWFQVTAIAASANSAGKSYEESVQGRWKLSTPMPEAVKGIRVQDASKVEEVAADVDLIFCAVDMKKEEIKALEEAYARTGTPVISNNSAHRWTPDVPMVIPEINPEHLEVIAQQRKRLGTETGFIAVKPNCSIQSYMPTLNALHEFKPSKVVVTTYQAISGAGKTFADWPDMVDNVIPFIGGEEEKSEQEPLRIWGKVTSEGIVPSEQPVITTQCIRVPVADGHMAAVFASFEQKPSREEILERWNSFQGRPQELGLPSAPKQFITYFEEENRPQTRLDRDIENGMGISAGRLREDSLYDYKFVSLSHNTVRGAAGGAVLIAELLKAEGYIQPK
- a CDS encoding VWA domain-containing protein; translation: MGEEELKEELQEDNQNSALTRWRLILGQEAEEALPGFGSGSGRSLSEEELIMDAALAAIYNETGAGKAEGSAAAASKGRGAGSGHAAINLSKWLGDVRNFFPEDVVSVIQTDAMERKGWKQLLFEPELLAAVKPDIQLVGTLLALKGKIPEKTKDTARMLVQALVDELVKLLETDIRRAVTGALNKRQHSPLPSLSGLDWKRTIERNLKHYDAERRMIIPERFFYFDRARRSKEWTVIVDIDQSGSMASSVIWASVIGSIFASIPALNTRVVAFDTEVVDLTEQCANDPVDMLFGIQLGGGTDIHKSVKYCEQFIEEPKKTLFIIVSDLYENGNQAGLVRRMRELRESGVRTMTLLALSDEGKPSYDERLAAQLARDGTPCFACTPALLPVLVEGALKGQELGELAKRLGMTR